CTGCATGACCCAGCTCTTTTTCTTCACTTTCTCAGCAGGGACAGAGCTTGTGCTCCTCACTGTCATGTCTTATGACCGGTATGTAGCTATCTGCCACCCCTTGCGCTATGTCAACCTGATGAGCAGGAGAATTAGCATCAGTTTAGCAGCTGGTGTCTGGGCTGTGGGTGTCTTCAATTCATTGGTGAACACATTGCTCGTGTTGCGCTTAGATTTTTGTGGACCCAACCTCATCCAGCACTTCTTTTGCGAATTCCCAACAACGCTGgcactttcctgcagctccacctaCCTCAACGAAATTATGGTCTACATGGCAGACATTTGCCTGGCCATGAGGAACTTCCTGCTGACCCTCATGTCCTATATCTTCATCATAGTCACCATCCTGAAAATCCAGAGCTCCAAAGGGAAGCagaaagccttctccacctgctcctcccacctgctTGTGGTCACCTTGTACTACTCCTCCATCTTCTACACCTACATCCGGCCAACCTCCAGTAACACTCTGGATAACAACAGACTGGCGGCCATAATGTATACGCTAGTGACTcccaccctgaaccctctcatcTACAGTCTGCGCAATAAGGAGGTCAAAGTGGCTGTcctgaaaatatttcctttcaccATAAAATAGG
This DNA window, taken from Emys orbicularis isolate rEmyOrb1 chromosome 12, rEmyOrb1.hap1, whole genome shotgun sequence, encodes the following:
- the LOC135886477 gene encoding LOW QUALITY PROTEIN: olfactory receptor 13G1-like (The sequence of the model RefSeq protein was modified relative to this genomic sequence to represent the inferred CDS: substituted 1 base at 1 genomic stop codon); this translates as MDPSNRTRVTEFIMLGLFDHPHHQGFFFALFLCIYIVVIMGNSLIIVAIVFHPPLHTPMYFLIANLAMIDILCTSXVLPKMLENLMQEKKTISFDGCMTQLFFFTFSAGTELVLLTVMSYDRYVAICHPLRYVNLMSRRISISLAAGVWAVGVFNSLVNTLLVLRLDFCGPNLIQHFFCEFPTTLALSCSSTYLNEIMVYMADICLAMRNFLLTLMSYIFIIVTILKIQSSKGKQKAFSTCSSHLLVVTLYYSSIFYTYIRPTSSNTLDNNRLAAIMYTLVTPTLNPLIYSLRNKEVKVAVLKIFPFTIK